The window AGCACCGCCACCGGCGTGCCGGGCGCCACCAGCTCGCCCTCGCTGACCACGTCGATGAGGTCGTGGCCCAGCTGCATCTTGCCGGCGGGCCGCAGGGTGGTGGCGGCCCGGCCGCGGTCGCCCACCCGCACCCGGGCCACCTCGCTGGAGTCGGCGTGGGCGGCGGCCAGGGAGGTGTCC is drawn from Thermodesulfobacteriota bacterium and contains these coding sequences:
- a CDS encoding NfeD family protein; protein product: DTSLAAAHADSSEVARVRVGDRGRAATTLRPAGKMQLGHDLIDVVSEGELVAPGTPVAVLRIDGNRIIVRPERP